Proteins encoded in a region of the Planococcus citri chromosome 1, ihPlaCitr1.1, whole genome shotgun sequence genome:
- the LOC135832806 gene encoding innexin inx3-like encodes MSVVELVKNFKTIIKVPSLIDKPITDNTVFRLHYRTTTLIFFSCCVFVTAYTLFGDPIQCIGDTTDDGKLKVANTFCYLGYTYTIPTNRYGNEKLDGLGPKEHGDKVKYHNYYRWIPLMLFLQGALFYVPHWIWKNWEDKKIIHLTAGIRGPVVEVKPDDKNKLKILAKYMVQSLHTHNSYANTFIFCEILNFINVVLNIYLIDSFLNNEFTTYGTRVLEFTDTPQENRTDPMIEIFPRLTKCDFHKVGPSGNVQNFDFLCVLALNNLNEKIYIFLWFWLIILACISVLPILYSVVVYLSPLVRGYILTRYYILGGKSRIQDVARKTQIGDFFIWDLLGKNMSSKYYREFINELHALLMERDTPDKLHYPYLSANEDDTKF; translated from the exons ATGTCCGTGGTGGAGTTGGTAAAGAATTTCAAGACAATAATAAAAGTACCCAGTTTGATCGACAAACCAATCACTGACAATACAGTTTTCCGACTTCATTACCGAACTACGACGTTAATTTTCTTCTCCTGTTGCGTATTCGTGACAGCTTACACGCTATTTG GTGATCCAATTCAATGTATAGGAGACACCACAGATGATGGTAAACTCAAAGTAGCGAATACTTTTTGTTACTTGGGGTACACGTATACCATACCAACAAATCGATATGGAAATGAGAAACTCGATGGATTAGGGCCAAAAGAACATGGTGATAAAGTGAAATATCATAATTATTATCGATGGATTCCGTTGATGCTGTTTTTACAA ggtGCTTTATTCTACGTACCACATTGGATTTGGAAAAACTGGgaagacaaaaaaattatccatctGACTGCAGGCATACGAGGTCCAGTGGTAGAAGTCAAACCTGACGATAAGaataaattgaagattttgGCGAAATACATGGTCCAATCATTACACACTCACAATTCTTACGCGAATACGtttattttttgcgaaatcCTCAATTTTATCAACGTG GTCTTGAATATATACCTGATCGATTCATTTCTGAACAACGAATTCACAACGTATGGCACTAGGGTATTGGAATTCACGGATACTCCTCAAGAAAACAGAACGGACCCGATGATCGAAATTTTTCCACGATTGACTAAATGCGATTTCCACAAAGTTGGTCCGAGCGGAAacgttcaaaatttcgatttcctTTGCGTTCTCGCTTTGAACAACCTTAACgagaaaatttacatatttttatg GTTTTGGTTAATCATACTGGCTTGCATTTCCGTATTACCCATCCTATACAGCGTAGTAGTATACCTATCGCCTTTAGTACGCGGATATATTTTAACAAGGTATTACATTTTGGGAGGAAAATCCAGAATACAAGATGTTGCTAGGAAAACTCAA ATCGGAGACTTCTTCATATGGGATCTATTGGGTAAAAACATGAGCTCCAAGTACTACCGTGAGTTTATAAACGAGTTACACGCATTATTAATGGAGAGAGATACACCCGACAAACTTCACTACCCTTACCTCTCTGCAAACGAGGatgatacaaaattttga